In the Ruania zhangjianzhongii genome, CGGGGCACGCTCGTCGAGCGAGTGGTGCGCTGGTGGCGCTGGCGATCGAAGGTGCGTTCGGGTCTGACACGGTTCAGCCCCTTCGATGATGCTCTGTGGGAAGAGCTGGTGGGTCGCGGGTGGCGTCACCGCAAGGAGGCGGCCGCTGTCAGGGAGTGGCCCGATGGGTGCGAGGGTCTGGGCTGGCTCCAGGCAGAGGCCGGGAGGCCGGGCATCGCGTGGCAGACCCCAGTGGGGGAGGAGCCGTACCTGTCGGTGTGCTGGGCTGTGGGTGGCCAGCACCGTGGGGTGGAGTCGGATGAGTCGGTCGAGACGGCCGCCGCGGCAGTCTCGCAGTTCCTGGAGTCGTTCGCGCCGGAGCTGCGGGCACCGCAGGTGGCGCAGATCTTGACCAGGGTGCTGCCGCCGGATTCGGCTCTGCACGAGTCCTGGATCCTTGATCGGATGGACACCTCCGCCCCGGAGGTGGTGCTGCGCTCCTACGATTCCGCGTTGCGGATGCTGTCCAAGGGTGCGCTGATCCAGCGGCACTTCGTTGTGATTCGGTGGCCGCTGACGGCTGCTTTCAAGGCGGAGGCGGCACGGTATGGCCTGCGCCAGCGTGGGTGGCGAGAGTTCATGGCGACGGAGATCGAGACCATGCAGGGTGTGCTGGGACCGGCCTTCGGTGGGGCTCGACCACTATCTGCCCGGCAGACCGTGGCGGTGATACGGCACATGCAGGACCCGGGGCGGCCGATCGACCAGGTCACGGACGTGGGCTTGCTGGATGTGGGGGAGCCAGCGCGGGAGGAGTACGGGGCATACGTGGTGACCGGGAGTGATCCACTCACCCGACAGCCGGCGGAGTGGTGGCACACCACGGGGATGATCACCTCGGAGGGGCTTTCGAGTGAGGAACGTACCTCACTGTGGTTGTTGCCGATGCTTACGGGCATGCCCGATCAGATCATCCGGACCATCTCGTTCCAGATCCTGACGCGGCCGGCGGAGGGGGCCAGGGTGCGGGCTCGTCGGGCGGTGACGCAAGACTCAGCGAACATCAACGCCGCGCGGGAGAAGGGGCGTCTGGTGGATGACGAGGACGCGGTGACGTTGACGGCGGCGCAGCGGCGCCGAGCGGACCTGCGTCCAGGACAGCCGCACCATGGCGCTGAATGGGTCGGATACGTGACGCTCTCGGCCCGCTCCCGGGAGGAGTTGCGCCGCGCGGTACGTGTGGTGCGTGACCGGTTCGCTACGGCGCTGGGTGCCAAGGTCGAGTGGCTCGACACCTACCAGGCCGCTGCGATGGGCTGCACCTGGCCCCTTGCGCGGGGCATCCGCCCGAGCGGGATGGATGCCTCGGAACGTCTCGCCGGAATGCTGACGGGTAAGTCTTCGAAGGAGTCGCTGACATGAGCCAGGACGTGCGTTCGGGGAGCGAGGCCCGCGAGGACGAAGGACCGGGCGGGCGTCGTGCCCGCCGGCGACGAAGCGAGACCCAGGTGGAGCCCCCCGCCGGCCCGCCGACGGGGATCGTGGGCGGTGAGTTCTTCGACGACTCCGGTCAGGTCCTCAAGCGGTTCCAGGGGCGGGGATGCCGGCACGGCCCCGGCTGTGGCTGGCCCGGCGAGGCTACTACGCTCCCCAGCCGGTCGGGGCCTCCACGACGACCCGGCAGGCGGAGATTCTCAACCCCGCGATCATTGGTGAGCCCACGGGCGCGAAGGGAATTCCGCAGGGACGCGATGTGCTCTCCCGCGCGATCGTCGCGCACGACCCAATCACGGCCTACCCGCACCTGGTCTCCTCCACCAACGTCGCGGTGATCGGCGACGTGGGGGCGGGCAAATCCACGTGCACGAAGTGCAACTACGCGCTTCGTGCACTGGCGCTGGGAGACCGTCAGGTGGTGGTCTACGACCGCAAGGACGAGAGTGGCGAGGGCGAGTACTCCGAACTGACCCGCTTCTATGGCAACGACCCGCTGAAGTTCAGCGTGGAGCCAGGAGCGGACACGGCGCGGTTGAACCTGCTCGACCCGTCAGTCGGGCTGGTTCGCGGAGACAGCGGGCAGCTGCGGTTGCTGCGGACAGTGTGCGAACTAGCCCGCGGCTCAGAACTCAACGAGGTAGAGCGGGAGGCGCTGCGGGCGGCCTATACGCTGACCCGGCAGGAGGTGGACCACAGGATCCCCACCTTGGCCGACCTGGGGGAGCGGCTCGGCCTCATCAGGTCAGGGGACTACGCCGACCACTCGGCCGCCGCCAAGGAGCGGCTGCACCAGGCAGGCCTGTTAATGCGGTACTTGATCAACGACTTCCTGGCCGAGTACGGCGGGGTGTTCGACGGAGACACCAGCTCGGCGTTCCAGCTGAACAGCCGCCTGACCTCCTTCGACATCTCACAACTTCCCGCCGACGGTCCGATCATTCCCGCGGTGATGGCAGTGGCGAACATGTGGCTGACGGGGCGGATTCGCACCCAGCGCCGAGCGGGAAACCGGATGAAGACCCACGTGATCGCCGAGGAGGGCTGGCAGTTCAGCTCCGGACCAGTGGGGGAGATGCTCCGCGCCGATACCAAGTTGCACCGAGGGCTGGGGATGTGCCTGGTGTTCGTGTTCCACAAGATCGCCGATATCCCGGCCGACTCGCCGGCACTCGCGCTGATCCAGGAGGCCCAGACCGTTCACATCTTCCGGCAGACCAGACCTGCCGACGCCGCGCGCTGCGGGGAGATGTTCGACCTGGCACCCGATGCGCGCCGCACGATCATGGAGCTGCCCACCGGGACCTCGCTGCTGAAGATCGGCGGCGCGCGTGAGGTTCAGGTCGAGGGGGTCTTGACCCCTGAGGAAGCCCGGTTGACCAACACCGACTCCGCGCTGGTCTCATGAGCACGCGGTGGTGCGATCGAGGGGCGCTGTTGCAGGTGACCGGTGCGGTCGCTGTAGCCATAGCGCTGGCGGGCGGGTGCGCGGCTACCGCACCAGAATCGCCTACACCAGCGGCCACCGCACCGGCGGCGACGGAACAAGAGCAGGAGCCTGACCCCTCCTCGCCCTCGGCGACGGACCTCGTGGCGTCTGAGGAAGCGAGCGAGTCTGCCGCGCCGAGCCCGCCGCCGGCACACCCAGACCCTACTGATTCGGCCGCGCCACTGCCGACCTGGGACTCTGCCGCGGAGGAGCGTGCCGAGGACCAAGCATTGGCCTTCATACGTGCATTTCTGCGCACCGACCTGTCCCGGGGGGACTGGTACGCCGGGATTCGCGGCTTCCTCTCGGCGGATGCGCAGGAGAAGTACACGACCGTCGATCCGCGCAACGTGCCGAGCACCGAGATTGTGGGCGGCGCGGCAGTTGTGGATGCCTCGTCGGTGTTTCTCGCGAGCGTGGAGGTTCCCACTGGCGCTGGCGTGTTCGCGGTGACGCTGTCCCGCTCCGAGGTGGGAGAGGACTGGGTCGTTGAGCGTGCGGAGTTGCAGCAATGAAGGCCGTCGTGGGTGTCAGCGGTGTGGCGCTGATCGTGGCCTTCGCCTTCGGCGGCATCGTGGTCCTGCTGATGGTCAGCGGCGGGCACGAGGGCCCGGCCGCTGCCTCACCGATGCGTGCCTGCACCCAGGGCCAGGCGCTGAGCGTGTCCGAGGAGCAGGTTCCGCCCGAGTTGCTGGAGGAGTTCAGTCCCGAGCAGCTGAATAATGCCGCGGCGATCATGTCTGCCGGTGCCGACCTCGGGGCATCCCGAGGTGCGCAGACGATCGCGGTCATGACCGCGCTCGGTGAGTCCACCCTGGTGAACATTGACTACGGCGATTGGGAGACCAGCGGGGTGCGCAACCCCGACGGTAGCCCGACCTCATCGCTGGGGCTGTTCCAGCAGCAGGAGTGGTGGGGCACTCAGCAGCAGCGTATGGACCCCTACACTGCGGCCACACTGTTCTACCAAGGCGGGCGCGATGGCTCCCCAGGGCTGCTCGATACCCCCGGGTGGGAATCCATGGCACCGACGCTGGCGGCGAACTCGGTGCAAGGAAACCTGGACCCGGACCACTACAGCGAGTACTGGCCGGCGGCGGCGCGGATTGTTGCCGGCCTGGCGGATATCGACGTCGAGCAGGTGGACTGCACCATCGGTGGGGCTGGGGTCAGCTCCGGGCAGTGGACAACCCCGCTGCCGGGGTCCTCCGTGACGTCCACCTTCGGGCAGCGCGTCAACCCGGTGACCGGGGTGCTGAGCCTGCATGCGGGGGTGGACCTGCCGGCGGCAGCTGGAACGTCCATCCTCGCGGCTGCCGATGGTGTAGTCACCCACACCAGCTGCGAGGCCTGGCAGGGGCGATCCCCGTGCCAGGTCCTCGTGGACCACGGCGAGGTCGACGGGCACAGCGTGTGGACTCTGTACGTGCACATGTATCAGTCCGGGGTGCTGGTCAGCCCAGGCGATCACGTCAACGCAGGCCAGGCGATCGCGTTGGTGGGCTCCAACGGTCAGTCCACCGGTCCGCACCTGCACTTCGAGGTGTGGATCGACGGGAGCGCCACCGAGCCAACCGCGTTCATGTCCACCATGGGTGTGGACCTGTGAGAGAGGGGCAGCAGTGAACGACCTCGGAATGAAGCTGGTGCTGATCGGGGGCGGGGCAGCATTGGCCGTGCTGGCCAGCCTGCATGCGGCCGTAGCCGTGGTCGCTGCCCTAGGAGACGGGCCGGTGCCCGGTCCGATGGACACGATCACCGTTGTGTTCTCCAGTCCCACGAACCCCGTAGCAGGGTATGAGGCTGCGCTCTCGCCCGTTGCGGTCTACACCGTGTGGGCGCTGCTCCTCCTGGGCATCCTGGCGGTCGTTGTGCGGGTGGCCACGCGCGCACGACGGGAACGCACTCGGTCGGCGTCGAAACGCCGACAGGCGCTGAAGATCGCCGATCTTCCGGCGCTGCGGGGCAAGGCTGCTCGAAAGCGAGCCCGGCGGATCCTGGCAACCGCGACCAAGGGTGAGGAACTGAGTACCGAACTACTGACGGTGCCGTTGGGTCGGGTTGATGGAGTGGAGTTGCACCTGCAGCACGAGGACGCGGTCCTCGCCCTGGCTCCCCAACGTAGCGGGAAGTCGTCGGGCATTGTGGTGCCGCGGGTGCTGGATGCACCCGGACCGGTGCTGGTCACCACCACCAAAGGCGATGTCGTGCTCACCACGGCGGTGAGTCGGTCATCGCGTCATTGCCCGCCGAAGCCAGTAGGAAGCCGATGGACACTTTGGCGTGACCAGACCCGCAAGGCGCGCCACTGGGCGCCGAGGCCGCACGCCACCGGTGAGGTGCTCGCCTTCGATCTTCGAGACGTGACCGGGTGGCCCGACAAGGCGAACTTCGACCCGGTCGCTGGGTGCGAGGACCCCGAGGAGGCCATTGCCCGCGGCAAGGCCCTTGGCAGCGCGAGCACACCGAGTGGGGGAGGCGGGGGCAACAGCGCCTGGTTTCAGGCGCGGGCGGGCGAGGTCCTCGGGTACTACCTGCACGCGGCCGCCATCAAGCCTGACGGTGGGTCCATGCGCGACGTGGTGCGCTGGGCCGCTGACTTCACCGACAGTGAGCCGCAGCGAATCCTGCAGGCCTCACCCACGGTGGGCGACGCAGGGTGGGCGGACAAGCTCCGTGCCCGCACTCAGGGCCGTGCGGGAGAAACCGTTGACTCTCTGGCCATGACCCTGTCGGGAATCCTCGCTCCGCTGGATTCTCCCCGTGTCCTCGAGGCACTATGCCCGCCGCTGGGTCAGAACTTTGACGTCGAGCGCTTCCTCGACGGGGCTAACACCCTCTACATCGTCTCCGAGGCCGGCGAGGAGGCTCTCGCCCCGCTGCTGACGATGCTCACCGACTACATCATGCGCACGGCGC is a window encoding:
- a CDS encoding ATP/GTP-binding protein — protein: MPARPRLWLARRGYYAPQPVGASTTTRQAEILNPAIIGEPTGAKGIPQGRDVLSRAIVAHDPITAYPHLVSSTNVAVIGDVGAGKSTCTKCNYALRALALGDRQVVVYDRKDESGEGEYSELTRFYGNDPLKFSVEPGADTARLNLLDPSVGLVRGDSGQLRLLRTVCELARGSELNEVEREALRAAYTLTRQEVDHRIPTLADLGERLGLIRSGDYADHSAAAKERLHQAGLLMRYLINDFLAEYGGVFDGDTSSAFQLNSRLTSFDISQLPADGPIIPAVMAVANMWLTGRIRTQRRAGNRMKTHVIAEEGWQFSSGPVGEMLRADTKLHRGLGMCLVFVFHKIADIPADSPALALIQEAQTVHIFRQTRPADAARCGEMFDLAPDARRTIMELPTGTSLLKIGGAREVQVEGVLTPEEARLTNTDSALVS
- a CDS encoding M23 family metallopeptidase; amino-acid sequence: MKAVVGVSGVALIVAFAFGGIVVLLMVSGGHEGPAAASPMRACTQGQALSVSEEQVPPELLEEFSPEQLNNAAAIMSAGADLGASRGAQTIAVMTALGESTLVNIDYGDWETSGVRNPDGSPTSSLGLFQQQEWWGTQQQRMDPYTAATLFYQGGRDGSPGLLDTPGWESMAPTLAANSVQGNLDPDHYSEYWPAAARIVAGLADIDVEQVDCTIGGAGVSSGQWTTPLPGSSVTSTFGQRVNPVTGVLSLHAGVDLPAAAGTSILAAADGVVTHTSCEAWQGRSPCQVLVDHGEVDGHSVWTLYVHMYQSGVLVSPGDHVNAGQAIALVGSNGQSTGPHLHFEVWIDGSATEPTAFMSTMGVDL
- a CDS encoding type IV secretory system conjugative DNA transfer family protein, whose amino-acid sequence is MNDLGMKLVLIGGGAALAVLASLHAAVAVVAALGDGPVPGPMDTITVVFSSPTNPVAGYEAALSPVAVYTVWALLLLGILAVVVRVATRARRERTRSASKRRQALKIADLPALRGKAARKRARRILATATKGEELSTELLTVPLGRVDGVELHLQHEDAVLALAPQRSGKSSGIVVPRVLDAPGPVLVTTTKGDVVLTTAVSRSSRHCPPKPVGSRWTLWRDQTRKARHWAPRPHATGEVLAFDLRDVTGWPDKANFDPVAGCEDPEEAIARGKALGSASTPSGGGGGNSAWFQARAGEVLGYYLHAAAIKPDGGSMRDVVRWAADFTDSEPQRILQASPTVGDAGWADKLRARTQGRAGETVDSLAMTLSGILAPLDSPRVLEALCPPLGQNFDVERFLDGANTLYIVSEAGEEALAPLLTMLTDYIMRTAQRVSQTRPGGRLWPPFSPILDEVTNIAPLPHLDQFMSDAGGRGICPVVVVQSRSQLRHRWGREQAEAIRGNATAQYYLPGITEEDLQQDLSRAVGTYEVTRTTTSSGSSAGSGPSVSTSASWEDRMRPDEVRAIPDQQALFFYRNLRAGLVNLPPWWERPDAAWIRECEHIAEKLTGRNADALRRRRETPIPAPAVATSEEGAEA